GCCTTCAGGGGCGTCACACTATGGGTAGTTAGCATAAGCAGTTCCAAGAAGGCGTCCATTTCATCAATATCAGGTCGTGGCATCACATACCTCGTGTAGCCCTCTTTGACAGCCCATCCATCATTGCCAGGGGCAGCCTCTTCAACGCTCTGATACACATCTGTAAATCTCGGCGCCCACTTGAAGTGCTTGTGTCGATGGCCCTTGGCAACTTCACCCCCAGCCTTTGCCTCCTCGCCCTGCTTCGGCTTCTCAGCAGACGTCTCCCCAAACGCGCCCTCTCGaatcttctcctcctcctcatcctcgtcgCCAGCATCACCATCAATCTCCTGGAAACAGCTGCCATCGCGCCAGTAGTTCTGCAGCATATTCGTAAAGTACGTCTTGTGCGTCTCGACGCCCTCCACAAGCGGCACGTTGACGCTGTACAGGTCCACCTCGTCACCCGCAGGCCACTGCTGGTACAGCTTCTCAATGACCTTGACCGAGTGCCGCGCGGCGCCCTCGATGATGACGGGGTCGTGGTTCCGCGAGAAGAACGCGTAGCTCAGCGCAATCGCCTTGCTCTTACACACCGCGGCTTCGAGGGCGCCGCCCAGCGTGCCGGAGCTCAGCGCGAACACGGCCGTCGTGTTGCGGCCGTAGTTGGGCCCGCTGACGACCAGGTCAACCGGCCCGCGCTCCTGGAAGAAGTGGTGCAGGCCGATCTGTACGCACGACGCTGGGGTGCCGTCGACGAGGATCCACTCGTCGTCGGCGCCGTTGGCCGAGGGCCGGGTCGTGGTCGTGCCCTCGGTGCCAAAGAGGCCTTCAGTAGAAGGGCGGTAGTAGAGCGGCTTGACGGTTTGGCCGATCATGTGCGCCTTGCCGATCCAGGAGCGCTGTGTGTGCGGGAGGCAGACAGAGACGACATGGCCGGCTTGCTGGAGCTGGTGGACGAGGGAGTGGACGTAGGGGGAGGAGTGAGGTGATGGCGGGCCGTCGTCATTGGTGAGGAGGATGTGCATGGTGACAGCTGGCTTACGCTTTGCGCTGTTGAAGTGAGTTGAGTTGAGGTGAGTTGAAGGTTGGTTGGTAAGGTATAGTTTGAAGAGGGAAGTTGAAAGTCAAAAAGATTTCGGAGTCGAGGAAATTGCCCCGCGGCAAGACGTGGATGGCGGGTCTTGGCTTAACACTAAGGTGCTGGATGACCACGAGACTATTTGGGCACGAGTTGGAAACTTTGGACAAAAGTCACTCGATGTCGTAAACTCCAGTAAATGCTATGACGCTTGAGATGAGGAAGATGAATTACCACCTAGCAAGTGAGTGTCTGGATGAGGGAACTCGAGACAGACTCTCAGAGCGCAAAGTGGGATGGAGGGGTTGCAATAGTGGGGCAAGTTGACGTTTGCTGGACACGGAAGGATACCCGGTGCCCGCTCTCGGAGGGGAACGGCACCTCCAGCCAACGTCGGGCCTTCCCACATCACCGACGTGGTCAGGCTCTTTCTTGGCTTACATGATTATCCGGGGTGACTGATTCATCGCAAGAGTATTCTCTAGCTGTACGTAATGTTACGAACTTGTTTGTGATCGAGATTCGCTTCAAAATTCACAGGCAGTTCAGAAACGCAATGATGCTATGTAAAATCGTTCGTATTGTTCGTGTTGACCTGGTCTGCAGACTTTTGGGAGCTAATCGCAGCCCTCTTCCTACACGCAATCTCAGCCCTTGGTGGAAGGCTTAACAAACGCCGTAATCCCAATCCTTCCTCGCAGGCTTTACAAATCTTGTCCCATACCCAGTGAAACAAAAAGTCTACCCTAGTAGAAAAAGGGCATCCGACTGAGGATACCGCTAGTATCCCACAGCCACCTTTTCCCTTGTCCAGAAAGTGAAGTAAAGTAGGTAACCATTACACAAAAGCCTATCGAGAATTGTGCTTTCCTCCTCCCATAATCCTGATCGAAGCGAAGTAATGACCCAGACTCCAAGTCGCTAGGTCGTGCAACGATCGATACTCAAAGATGAATTGTTCGTACAAGTTTGAAATCAAGTACGAGTTCGCTTAGAAGCAGAAGCTTCGAGCTCGTCGCCCGCTCGCTTCGTAACACTGCTTCCATGGCGGCTCTTGACACGCGGCCAGTCGTCAAAGGGACTCGCACGAGTCTTGCGTTTGATCGGTGACGGTTCTTCCGCCTTCAATCCCGAGCGAGTGGTGCGTCTGGTCGACGGTGGGGTTGCGACCGTCGGGCCAAACTTGGGTGCCTTGGGAGTTGCTGGAGCCTCTTCCTCGACCTCAGCCGGGGTTTCTGGTGCTTCCTCAAcctcctcgtcgtcctcgAGATGGTGATCTTCGATGTCGGTAAcagcctcctcttcctcgagaGTGATACCTGTCGCAGGGGCCTTGGGTGCGACAGGGAAAAGTAGGCGCGGCTTGATGGCAGAACGCGGGAGCGGTCTACGAAGGCGAGATTCGCTTGAGCTGCCCTCTTCGTCGTCTTCATCTTCGGGCTCAGCAAACTTGCGGAAGATCTTCTTTCCACGGCTGTGCTGGCGATTAGTAAAGTCCTTTCCTTTCTCTTGCAGATGTGCGGGCCAACTTACAATACATACACCATGCCATCCTCACGCTGAAGCGCATCGTCAACGCCCTGCGCTGCTTCTCCTGGAATCGCGACTTTGCGCTTGCTGCGGCGGCGCGGGGGCTCTCTGTCGACGGTGACGCTATCGCCATAAAACGGGTTGTCCACGCTGGAGTCGGGCACAGGAACGCGGTCTTGCGAATCGGTGAAGATCTCAATCTTCTCTTCTACTTCGGTTGCCGTGAAGCTCTCCAACGGATTGCCAGAATACTTCTTCGGGGATCGCTTTTTCTTGGGTGTGACCAACGCCTCGTCGTCGTTAGCGAACAGATTGCGCGCGACCGACTTGATGTGCGCAGTTTGCTTCTCGGTAGGTGCCTTCTTGGGCGTCTTGGCTGGCGTGGGCAGCATGCCGTTGCGACGAGTCGAGGCGGTGTGGTTCGATTGGCGATCCATCTTGTCAATACCGAGCGACGATGCAGCGTGGGACGAGCTGTCAGCGGCTAGAAACCCAGAAGCGCGACGAACAGAATCTTGCGCAGGTTGGCGCTTCTTTTGAGGTGTAGCGGCAGGCGACATGATAGCTGTGGCTGCGGAAGGTGCGATGGACTTGCGAGTTGATCGAGGAGGACTGCGGTGAGTTGGTGGTTGCGGAGAAGGAGTTCGGTTTGCAGCTCGACGAGATGAGATACGTGCCGACTTGCGAGGAGAATAAGGCTCCCAGTTGTCGCTCCAGCCGTGTCTGGGTGTTGGTGGTGTGCGAATGGAAGGGGGAGGTGAAGGTGTTGATGCTGCGAAGGCGGTGGCCATTGTGTCGAAAAGGGCAGGCAGGCAGCCCGGGTCGTCTGGTGGTGGTGTACCGTTCCTTCCTATTCAGATTTCTTTGACTTCAATTGCGCATGCAACTGTTGATCAAGGTGAGAGGGCGCGCGGATCGGTTTTTTTTAGCGTCGGGTTGTGGTTGCCGCCAAGGTGAGGTGGTGATGATGTTAGAGGGGGATAAGGTGATGTAGGTGAAAGACTCTAGATGGACTCCGGCAATCAGAGTATCAAGAGATGAAGCGACCTGATGAGTTTGAACAATACTAGGCAACTGCACAGAGGTTGAAACGGTTCAGTTTGTGATATCTCTGGTTGCTCTGGCTACAGGTGATGCAAGTGAGAAGTGGATGTGTGGAATGGGGTGGATGTGTGGAATGGGATGGATGATGTTCGCGATCATGGGGCGGCAGTTGGGATGCAATAGGAAATGGTCTCAAAAAACGTGGGAAGAGGCTGGAGGCTGGGAAATGTAGAGGCTGGGGACGGGGTAAGGTGAGGGTGAGCCGAGTGTTTTGCAGCGCACCAGCCCCAGCCCCCCGTTTTGCACCTGCACCTCACCACTCAAGCCTCATTTCTCTCTGTAAATTAAGCGAACCCCACCATAGCAGCGGGGACGCGTTGACGACTCAGGAGACGCGAATTTTCGCGTATAATCAACAGCGCTCGAATGGGCGAGCACTGTCACTATCCAGGTCCTACTTTCTAAGGTACACGCTGAAGCTGGTGTACTAGGTAAAGCACAGGCCACTGTACACCTATTCGTACCTTTGGCACCACAGTGTCTCCACTCCTGAGTGCCCCTCACTCGTTGCATCCCACATTTTCCCCCAAGCGACCGAAGACCTCTAAACCAAAAAGTCTTAATCCATCAACAAATAACGTCACACTCCGTCTTGCGCCGCGCTTCCTGACAGCACGAACAAGCCAGACTGCGCTTCAAACGGAACGTCCCCTCATCCAAGTCTGGACCGACAATCGCCGAATAGAACAGAGCCACAACCAATCTGTGGCTGCAGCTGAACGCCCAAGTGCCCCTACCACTATGGCAGACTACACCGACGATTCCATCACCGAGGACATATGGGCATCTCCTGGCCCCGAGGGCAGAGGTGCACCTCCCTCCGAGCGGCCCGAAACCCCTAGAACACCAAAGACACCCAAGACACCAAAGACGCCAGCAAATCAGACTCACAATGCCCCATATGACAGAGAGGCTTCTTTGCGGAAAGAATTGGAGGGGGTGCGGAACATCAATGCTGCCATTGAAGGCATAATCAGCACCCTTGACAAGGCCAAGGGCAACATGAATGTGCGTCGCCCCGCGAGAAGCTTCTCTGAAATGAAACCAACTGACCTCGCCCTCAGACTGTTGGCAGCACCGTGTCAAACGCATCCACACTCCTCAACACCTGGACCCGAATCCTCTCCCAAACCGAACACAATCAGCGACTCATTCTGAACCCTAACTGGCAAGGCGCAAGTAACGACTTGGTACAACTGGAGGCAGAGACTCTACAGAAGCAGCAGCTTGCCGAGAGACGGGCGGCTGAAGAAGAGAGGCGACGCGAAGCGGCTCGGAGGAAGAgagaggaggaagacgaaGAGCGACAGAGACAGGCGGCAGTCGGCAGCGCACCACGTGGCCGGGGAGTTTCTCGTGGGCGTGTGCGAGGCACCTCATCAGCAACCCGCGGTCACAGCTACTCGAGTAGCACATCGAGGATCGGCAGGGGCGCGGCGAGCGTTCGCGGTGGATATCGGGGCCGAGCTAGAGGTACGGAGTAAGGGGACGATACATTTTGTTTGTGAACGAGTACCGATACCCAAAAATGATTGCATTCAAATGGTCGGCCGCCGGCTAGCCTATTTCTTCTTGAAGAAGTCGCTCATTTTCTTCATGCCCGTGGTGTTGACCTTGCCCAAGGCCTTCACGCCTCGCGTTTGActggccttcttcttcttttcctcTTCCATCTTGCGCTTCTTCTCAGCGCgggcctcctcctcttcctcgtcgagcATGCGTTTCCTCGAGTAGTCGGCCATGGAGCGAGATGAGGCAGCTTCTGCGCGAAGCTTGGTGAGCTGGACCACATATTCGTCCAATGGCGAGAAGTCGACGCCTGAAGTTTCCTTATCGGCAAGGAGCTTCTTCAAAATCAACGCCATGCCTGGCGCAACATAGCTCGAGCAGATGAAGCTGAAGGCAACTTTGAGTCGTTGCAAGCTGGTCACCTCGGCGGATGCTTGGATAGCACTAACGACGGTCTCTTCGGCTACTTCTCCATCGACCGATGTGGCTGCTGTGGAAACATTGGATGTAGCTGAGGCTTTGCTGTCAACAGTCGAGACGGATGACTGGGATTCACCAGTTTCGTTCGACGGTGTCGACGTATTCGCTGTGTTCGCAGCCACTTCCACCTTGACAGCTTGTGACTTCTGAACTTGAATAGGAGCTTCCAAGACTTTCTTGACAAACTTCTCGTCCATGCTGGCGGGGAGTCCCTTGGAGCTCATGGACCGTGCCTTCGCGAGAATCTGAAGAACAAGCTTCTTCTCGCTCAGCCGGTACATCTTCTCATCGCCAGCATCGACGGTATCACACACGACCTCCATGCGTGACTCGAGGAGCGCTCTCGTCTTGGGGCATCGCAGAGCTTCGGACATGTGAGAAGACGAAGTCGAGACTGCATCGAAGTGATCGTCGCTGGAAAGGAATAGTCGCTTCGTGTCTGTTGGCTTCGCGGTGCCAAATAGGCCTGGAACCAGTAGGAACAGAGGATCCACAGCTGTCGCGACAAAAAGGTCGGCGCTATTGGTGACCTGGGCTTCAAGCCGAGATTCGTCCTTTTCATCCGTCTCCTCCAGTGTGCAAGCGGTCGTCTCAATCATCCAGCTCCTTGGTGTCGTCTTCGGCGCAGCAACCTTTGTGAACTCGTAGATGCCTGTCTCCGAGCAAAGCAGGTAGCGGGTGGGCTTGGAGTAGCGAGGGTTGGGAAGAGAGACGATGCGAGCCTCACGGGTAGCTTTTTGGGGGATTATGAACAGCTGGGGAGCGCTTGACGACTCTTCGGGTAGAGTGTATTTGGCCGTCGAAGAGGCATTGCTCGACTCGGTCTTTGCCGCCGGTGCGGCCTTGGTCGCTCTTGTTCTCGCCATGACGAAGATGATGTGTGTAGGAGTTAGGTTGATGATGTTCAAGGAGTGATTTACACCAAAAAATAGACCAATTGACCCAAAAAGAACGGCTTTTGATTGTGTGAGGGGTCTAAGAAAGATCGGTGGTGAGTTGAAGTCTGAATGGGAGCAGCCCAGCTGGTGGTGGTCAAAAGTGAGTGGGACG
The window above is part of the Colletotrichum lupini chromosome 9, complete sequence genome. Proteins encoded here:
- a CDS encoding 5'/3'-nucleotidase SurE codes for the protein MATAFAASTPSPPPSIRTPPTPRHGWSDNWEPYSPRKSARISSRRAANRTPSPQPPTHRSPPRSTRKSIAPSAATAIMSPAATPQKKRQPAQDSVRRASGFLAADSSSHAASSLGIDKMDRQSNHTASTRRNGMLPTPAKTPKKAPTEKQTAHIKSVARNLFANDDEALVTPKKKRSPKKYSGNPLESFTATEVEEKIEIFTDSQDRVPVPDSSVDNPFYGDSVTVDREPPRRRSKRKVAIPGEAAQGVDDALQREDGMVYVFRGKKIFRKFAEPEDEDDEEGSSSESRLRRPLPRSAIKPRLLFPVAPKAPATGITLEEEEAVTDIEDHHLEDDEEVEEAPETPAEVEEEAPATPKAPKFGPTVATPPSTRRTTRSGLKAEEPSPIKRKTRASPFDDWPRVKSRHGSSVTKRAGDELEASASKRTLWVITSLRSGLWEEESTILDRLLCNGYLLYFTFWTREKVAICKACEEGLGLRRLLSLPPRAEIACRKRAAISSQKSADQRISITNKKSLTTSVMWEGPTLAGGAVPLRERAPGILPCPANVNLPHYCNPSIPLCALRHLLEFTTSSDFCPKFPTRAQIVSWSSSTLVLSQDPPSTAKRKPAVTMHILLTNDDGPPSPHSSPYVHSLVHQLQQAGHVVSVCLPHTQRSWIGKAHMIGQTVKPLYYRPSTEGLFGTEGTTTTRPSANGADDEWILVDGTPASCVQIGLHHFFQERGPVDLVVSGPNYGRNTTAVFALSSGTLGGALEAAVCKSKAIALSYAFFSRNHDPVIIEGAARHSVKVIEKLYQQWPAGDEVDLYSVNVPLVEGVETHKTYFTNMLQNYWRDGSCFQEIDGDAGDEDEEEEKIREGAFGETSAEKPKQGEEAKAGGEVAKGHRHKHFKWAPRFTDVYQSVEEAAPGNDGWAVKEGYTRYVMPRPDIDEMDAFLELLMLTTHSVTPLKANFWHAAQELHQKELILEKEIQRQRERERDMAIHIEGLLLGASSACTLTALDCFLEKTINHYENHILTPFIICSDSPQAEAPAKAETEITRSSTRLPMRSSTFGARQQSTTDTTTETTVANPKFHAIINYEDPYVQPLILEAMERLFPGAYSLLPAPQETANDDAENAAKLAVSLPSPDTKILHIAPYESLDFDHVAAHPTTSLVNSYVIRKALIRKHYLSSTVDHWIAKHPSSSLKTHVKRGEHFEVDYAEFLDDALVEAFDLRESMDKNEGIEEESEKEWWILKPGMSDRGQGIRLFSSMEELQGIFDEWEEERPDSDDEDGEEGAATAAGDREGGGDYITTSHLRHFVAQPYIHPPLLLPSDARKFHIRTYVLCVGSLDVYVYKPMLALFAGKTYRAPWEDADLDGHLTNTCLQGGGESALPPVKQFWDLVSSSSSGLPAATADRIFARICDVTGDVFEAAAREMTIHFQPLGNAFEVFGLDFLVDEEARPWLLEVNSFPDFKQTGGDLRGVVAGFWEETLRKAVGGFFGVEPVGGGGGGATDGDMVHVRRVDLGRR
- a CDS encoding DASH complex subunit Duo1 codes for the protein GHCTPIRTFGTTVSPLLSAPHSLHPTFSPKRPKTSKPKSLNPSTNNVTLRLAPRFLTARTSQTALQTERPLIQVWTDNRRIEQSHNQSVAAAERPSAPTTMADYTDDSITEDIWASPGPEGRGAPPSERPETPRTPKTPKTPKTPANQTHNAPYDREASLRKELEGVRNINAAIEGIISTLDKAKGNMNTVGSTVSNASTLLNTWTRILSQTEHNQRLILNPNWQGASNDLVQLEAETLQKQQLAERRAAEEERRREAARRKREEEDEERQRQAAVGSAPRGRGVSRGRVRGTSSATRGHSYSSSTSRIGRGAASVRGGYRGRARGTE